GCTGTACGGCCGTCGAGCGTCCGAAAGCAGTAGCCTGAGGATTTCCCGATCGGTCTCGTCGAGTGTGCGCATATGTTCCCGTATGTTTCTATCCTCAAGTGTGTTTGCCGTTTGCTTACGGTTCGAAAGTCCGCAGCCGAAATCGAAACTGGATACGAAAGGAAAACCCACATAGATCGCGACAGTGTACTCTATGGTATGTCTACGACACTCACCGTGTCCGGAATGGCGTGTGATGGCTGTGAAGACGCGATCGTCGAAGCGCTCGAGGGCGTTTCGGGGGTCGAAACCGCGAGCGCCGACCACGAGGCCGGCACCGCGACTGCGGAGGGCGACGCGGATCGGAACGCACTCGTCGCTGCAGTCGAGGAGGCCGGCTACGAGGTCGAAGCCTGACTGACGGCGCCGAGGCCTGCTTGCCATCGCCGACGTAGCGAACCGACGTTTTTCCGGGACGAATAAACTCGACACCAGTTGTTCGTTCGTGAGATAGAAACGTTCAACCGGCACCGCTTCGACGCCTCGGACATGAAGCTCGATGACGTCGAACACATCACGGTGCTCGGTGCTGGAAACATGGGACACGGCATCGCGGAGGTCGCGGCGCTTGCCGGCTACGACGTCCGGATGCGGGACATCAAAGAGGAGTTCGTCCAGGACGGCTACGAGCAGATCGAGTGGAGCCTCGGCAAACTCGCCGAGAAGGACCGCATCTCCCAGGAGGAGGCCGACGAGGCGCTCGAACGCGTAACTCCCCTCGTGGATCTCGAGTCGGCCGTCGAAGACGCCGATGTCGTCATCGAGGCAGTCCCCGAAAAGATGGAGATCAAGCGGGACGTCTACGAGGAACTCGAGGAATACGCGCCCGAACACACAGTCTTCACCTCGAACACGTCCAGTCTATCGATTACGGACCTCTCCGAGGTGACGGAACGTCCCGAACGCTTCTGTGGGATGCACTTTTTCAACCCCCCGGTTCGGATGGACCTCGTCGAGGTCATCTCCGGGGGCCACACCGACGACGAGACTCTGGACCTGATCGAAGAGCTGGCGGAATCGATGGACAAAACGCCGGTACGGGTCCGCAAGGACAGCCCCGGGTTCATCGTCAACCGCGTGCTGGTGCCGCTGATGAACGAGGCTGCCTGGATCGTCGAAATGGGCGATGCGACGGTGGCCGAAGTCGACTCGACCACCAAGTTCGATATCGGCCTCCCGATGGGCGCCTTCGAACTCGCAGATCAGGTCGGGATCGACGTGGGCTATCACGTGCTCGAGTACATGCACGACCAGCTCGGGGACGCCTACGAACCGTGTCCCGTCCTCGTCGAGAAAGTCGAGGCCGAAGAGCTCGGCAAGAAGACCGGAAAAGGCTTCTACGACTACGAGGACGGGGGTGCAGACGTCCCGACCGGAGAGGGTGACGACGACGTCCGGCTGCGACTGCTCGCAGTGATGGCAAACGAGGTCGCCGGACTGGTCGAAAACGACGTGGCGGATCCGGCGGCGATCGATCGGGCGGTGAAACTGGGCGCGGGGTTCCCGGACGGGCCGGCAAAGATGGCCGACGACGCCGGGATAGAGACGCTCGTGGAGACGCTCGAGGAGCTGTACGATCGCAGCGGTGCCGCCCGATACGAGCCCGAAGACTGTCTCGTCGATCTGGCTGAATCCGGCGGAACGTTCCACGGCGAGGACGGGGACGTCTCCGAGGACGAGGGCGACGCGTTCGACTTCGAGACGCTGTCCGTCGAAATCAGCGACCGGGTCGGCCACGTCCAGCTCTCGCGGCCCCACCGGATGAACACGATCAGCAGCGAACTGCTCGAGGAGCTTTCGACGGCGATCGACGAACTCGAGACACACGAGGGGGTACGGGCGATCCTGCTGACCGGCGAGGGCGACCGCGCGTTCTCGGCGGGCGCAGACGTCCAGAGCATGGCTGCTGGCGGCGCGGACCCGCTTGCAGGCGTGGAACTCTCCCGGAAGGGCCAGCAAACGTTCGGCAAACTCGAGGAGTGTGACATGCCGGTTCTGGCGGGGATCGACGGCTACTGTCTCGGCGGCGGGATGGAGCTGGCGACGTGTGCGGACCTCCGGATCGCGACGGAGCGATCCGAACTCGGCCAGCCGGAGCACAACCTCGGGTTGCTCCCCGGCTGGGGCGGGACACAGCGGCTCCGGCACATTGTCGGTGAAGGCCGGGCCAAGGAGATCATCTTCACCGCCGAGCGCTACGACGCGGAGACGATGGAAGAGTACGGCTTCCTCAACGAGGTCGTCGACAACGAGGAGTTCGAGGATCGGGCGTTCGAACTCGCATCCGATCTGGCGAGCGGGCCGCCGATCGCCCAGCGGTACACGAAGCGCGCGATGCTGTATGGCCGCGAGGACACCGACGCGGGACTCGAAATCGAGGCTCAGGCGTTCGGTCACCTCATGGCGACTGACGACCTGATGGAGGGAATCACCGCCTTCATGGGCGACTCCGAGCCGGAATTCGAAGGCAAGTGAACCGCGGCCGTTCTTCCCGTCCTGACGTGTCCGTGGCGTGGTACCACCCGCCGAACGAAATCATTTAATCCCGTCCCGAAGAACTCACGCGTATGCTCCCGGTTTTACTCCAGTCGGAACCGCTACCGGTCGCCGAAATGGGTGCGACGGTACTTCTGGCGTCGTTGCTGGTCACCGTGATCTGGCTCGTCTACCTGTATCGTTGAGTTCGCCGTCGGCCACGACTTCAGTCTCGCTGTCGACTACGCTGTTTCGGATACTTCCGGCCCCTCGACGACGTCGATTCGCTCACGCAGCCACGATGCCGCGTCCTCGAGGGTTTCGGGATCGCGGGCGGTCACTTTCACTCTGACGTTCTCGCCGGGGTACGAACCGACCGAAACCCCGAACGTCTCCTGGAGCGTCACCATGAGGTCGATCAGTTCGCTCTCCGGCTGCGGCGTGGTGAGAAACGTCGTGTAGGTCCGATCGCCGCTGAACTCGTCGGCGACGAGCTGGAACATGGCTTTCATTTCGGCGGGGACCCCCGGCAGGACGTAGACTGTTTCGACGACTGCCCCCGGGGCAACCCCCTCCTCGTTCGGCAGCATCCGCGCGCCCGCCGGCAGGTTGGTCGTCCCCGCGACGAGGTCGTCTGCGCTGTATCCGCCGTGCTCTTCGAGCCACGCGAGCGCCCCCTCGTGAGGCTCGACCTCGCGACCGAACGCCGCCGCGACCGCCTCCATCGTCACGTCGTCGTGGGTCGGACCCAGCCCGCCGGTGGTTATCACGGCGTCGTACTCTGCGCGGTATTCGTTGACCACGCGGGCGATTTCTCCGATCTCGTCGGGGACAGTCGTCACCCGCCGAACTTGCACCCCGCGTTCGGTTAGCTGTCCACACAGCCACGTGGAGTTCGTGTCCTGGGTGTCACCGGCGAGCAGTTCGTCGCCCACGGTGACGATGGCTACGTCCATGTATTACGGCACGGGCGTCGGGCACAAAAACGCGCGGTCCCCTGCGGACGGATCGACGTTCGGGAGTAGGAGGTGGCGACGCCGGCGTCGACTGCTCACCGCAGCCCTGGCGGCGGATCGTCGTCGTCTTCGTACTCGTCGATCTCCTCTTCGACGTCCAGTCCCATCTCCTTGCGCCGCCGCGTGAGCTCTTCGATCCGTCGGCGGTAGTGGTACAGCCCGACTACGGCGATCACGGCTGCAATGGCGAGTCCGCCGGCAAAGATCCACAGGTCACGCTGGAGGTAAAACTGGACGATCACCGTCTCGCCGGTGAAGTCGTCCCAGACGACGTGCTGGCGATCGCCGCGGATTTCCGTCTCGTATCCGCGCGGGGCGACGTTACCGAACAGGAAAAAGTCCATCCGTCGGTCCGGCGGCAGAACCACCTCGACCGCCCCCTCTACGGGTACCTTGGCGACGAATCGCTTGGGTGTACTCGAGGCCGTAAACGCGAGGCTGTCTGCCTCGCGGTCGTCCGGGAACCGGACCCAGATCTCGTCGGTCGTCTGCTCGACCTCCCCGCCGTGGGCGCGGAACGTCGAGCCGTTGACGATTTCACCGTCGGCGTACTGGACCCGGAACGCGCGCATGTCGATCGGCTCTTCGGTGCCGTATCCCGTCTCGCGGTGGAGACGGACCTCCTCGCGGTTGGTTACGTTGTAGACGGCCCGGTAGTTCGCCTCTGTCGTCACGACGAGATAGCCGTCCCGGTCGACGTCGAACTCGTAGGGTTCGGCCGGCTCCCTGTCGAGCGTTTCGTCGTCCACCTCGCCGCCGCCCGTCACGTAGGCGAGACAGCCGGCACTCAGCGCCAACAGCGCGACCACGACAACGGCGAGAAGCAGTCGGCGACTGACGGTCATGGAACGACACAGCGCAGCTCGGCGGGGAGATACTCGCCGATCGCCGCCAGAAGCCCCGGCGGGTCGGTGTCCTCCGTACAGACGATGCTCTGTTCGAGCAGTCCCAACCGTTCGACGGTGACGATGTCGTGGGCGTGTCCCGCCCGGTTCACCGTCGCCCGTACCTCGCCGCGGGTCGCGCTGTTTACGTTCACCCGACCGGTGCCGCGGGTCCAGTCGTACAGTCGATCACGCTCGGCGTCGGCGAGCCGTGGGGGCTCGCCGGCGACGAACCGCATCGGGAGATGCTGGACGAGCCCGTATCGCTTCACGAGCTGTTCTGGGGTCCCCGGTCCCAGGCCGAGTTCGTCGGCAGGCACCTCGATCGGCCGTCCCGCATCGAGGATGAACCCCGCATCGTCCCACGACTCCAGTGTGCCGACGTACGTCCCTCCTGGCTCCATCTCTTCGGGGATTTCGCCCCACTCTTCGGCGAGGAGGTTCTCCGCGACCGTCGCGTCCTCCCCCTCGAACTCGACCTGGACGAACTCGTCTTTGCTCCTGACGCCGACGGTCCACTCGACGTCGAGTTCGCCGACGGCGTTGTCGACGAGCGCGTTCATCCCGTCCAGGGCGCGGTTCCGGGCGTCGCCCGCAACGTAGCACTTCGTAGCGAGTACAACCATCAGTTCGTCACATCGACGTTGAGTTCGTCCCGAAGTTCCTCGCGTCGCCGATCCATCGCGTCGATCAGGTGATCGTTCTCCATCGAGTCCAGTGGCGAGCCACATTCGGGGCACTCGAACCCGAACTCCATCGCCTCTCCGAACTCGAACCGGATCGAACACACCTCACAGAGGTAGAATTCGTGGTTGCGCTCGTACTCCTCCCGCTCTTCGATCGCCTCCAGCAGCCGGTGCATCTCCTCTTCGAGGTTCTCCGGGATGTTCTCGTACTCGAAGGTCCACAGGTACGTGAGCCATCCGGAATCCTCGTCACGAACGCGCCGGTAGGCGGCGAGATCGTTTTCATAGAGGATGAAAAGCGCGCGCCGAACGTCGTTGAGTTCCAGATCGAGGCGCTCGGCGAGTTCCTCGTCGGTCACCTCGCCGTCCGGCGGGGCCGCGGCGACCGGCATCCCCGTCGGTCCCACGAGTTCGTGGAGGTATTTCTGGATGACGGGATCGTTCAAGAGCTCCTCAAAAGCCATTACGGATAGATGGGTCCGGAACTCGTTTAAAAGCTCCGGATGCGGGCGTTCTTCCCACCTGCGATTCCAGGCGCGGGCGTCGACGCTTCTACGACCACTCTTTGCCCGAAGCGAGATCGATCCCGTTGTCCAGTTTCGAGGACGGACAGAGATCCTCCAGCACGCAGTCGTCGCAATCGGGATTTCGCGCCGTACAGGTCGCCCGACCGTGGTCGATGAAGAGATGAGTGAACTGCTGCCAGTTCTCCTTCGGGACGATGTCCATCAGGTCCTCCTCGATCGCCTCCGGCCGACGTGCTTCTGTCAACCCGAGGCGACGGGAGAGTCGCTGGACGTGCGTGTCGACGACGATCCCCTCGACGACGTCGTGGCCG
The Halalkaliarchaeum desulfuricum DNA segment above includes these coding regions:
- a CDS encoding 3-hydroxyacyl-CoA dehydrogenase/enoyl-CoA hydratase family protein, coding for MKLDDVEHITVLGAGNMGHGIAEVAALAGYDVRMRDIKEEFVQDGYEQIEWSLGKLAEKDRISQEEADEALERVTPLVDLESAVEDADVVIEAVPEKMEIKRDVYEELEEYAPEHTVFTSNTSSLSITDLSEVTERPERFCGMHFFNPPVRMDLVEVISGGHTDDETLDLIEELAESMDKTPVRVRKDSPGFIVNRVLVPLMNEAAWIVEMGDATVAEVDSTTKFDIGLPMGAFELADQVGIDVGYHVLEYMHDQLGDAYEPCPVLVEKVEAEELGKKTGKGFYDYEDGGADVPTGEGDDDVRLRLLAVMANEVAGLVENDVADPAAIDRAVKLGAGFPDGPAKMADDAGIETLVETLEELYDRSGAARYEPEDCLVDLAESGGTFHGEDGDVSEDEGDAFDFETLSVEISDRVGHVQLSRPHRMNTISSELLEELSTAIDELETHEGVRAILLTGEGDRAFSAGADVQSMAAGGADPLAGVELSRKGQQTFGKLEECDMPVLAGIDGYCLGGGMELATCADLRIATERSELGQPEHNLGLLPGWGGTQRLRHIVGEGRAKEIIFTAERYDAETMEEYGFLNEVVDNEEFEDRAFELASDLASGPPIAQRYTKRAMLYGREDTDAGLEIEAQAFGHLMATDDLMEGITAFMGDSEPEFEGK
- a CDS encoding transcription factor, translated to MAFEELLNDPVIQKYLHELVGPTGMPVAAAPPDGEVTDEELAERLDLELNDVRRALFILYENDLAAYRRVRDEDSGWLTYLWTFEYENIPENLEEEMHRLLEAIEEREEYERNHEFYLCEVCSIRFEFGEAMEFGFECPECGSPLDSMENDHLIDAMDRRREELRDELNVDVTN
- a CDS encoding heavy-metal-associated domain-containing protein; this encodes MSTTLTVSGMACDGCEDAIVEALEGVSGVETASADHEAGTATAEGDADRNALVAAVEEAGYEVEA
- a CDS encoding DUF2110 family protein — translated: MVVLATKCYVAGDARNRALDGMNALVDNAVGELDVEWTVGVRSKDEFVQVEFEGEDATVAENLLAEEWGEIPEEMEPGGTYVGTLESWDDAGFILDAGRPIEVPADELGLGPGTPEQLVKRYGLVQHLPMRFVAGEPPRLADAERDRLYDWTRGTGRVNVNSATRGEVRATVNRAGHAHDIVTVERLGLLEQSIVCTEDTDPPGLLAAIGEYLPAELRCVVP
- a CDS encoding DUF5803 family protein codes for the protein MTVSRRLLLAVVVVALLALSAGCLAYVTGGGEVDDETLDREPAEPYEFDVDRDGYLVVTTEANYRAVYNVTNREEVRLHRETGYGTEEPIDMRAFRVQYADGEIVNGSTFRAHGGEVEQTTDEIWVRFPDDREADSLAFTASSTPKRFVAKVPVEGAVEVVLPPDRRMDFFLFGNVAPRGYETEIRGDRQHVVWDDFTGETVIVQFYLQRDLWIFAGGLAIAAVIAVVGLYHYRRRIEELTRRRKEMGLDVEEEIDEYEDDDDPPPGLR
- a CDS encoding competence/damage-inducible protein A; this encodes MDVAIVTVGDELLAGDTQDTNSTWLCGQLTERGVQVRRVTTVPDEIGEIARVVNEYRAEYDAVITTGGLGPTHDDVTMEAVAAAFGREVEPHEGALAWLEEHGGYSADDLVAGTTNLPAGARMLPNEEGVAPGAVVETVYVLPGVPAEMKAMFQLVADEFSGDRTYTTFLTTPQPESELIDLMVTLQETFGVSVGSYPGENVRVKVTARDPETLEDAASWLRERIDVVEGPEVSETA